The proteins below come from a single Kitasatospora sp. NBC_00315 genomic window:
- a CDS encoding DsbA family protein — MSKNSDRPKNSDRPENGDGPGTGERSGHGARQRNTSKRAATERLREERQRADRSAKIRRRVVVGAASAAVLALAAGVAFAVGGSGGAQASGPLVLPANASGSDGTVITYGKADAPHTLKVYEDFRCPYCQQLETTDGPTVQALADSGTYKIEYHLATFLDKGLGGKGSRTALAAAGAALNEGMDKFKQFHDVLYANQPDEREDGFGDVNHLLDLAGKVPGLRTDAFVKAVQEGTYAPWAAEVSRAFDNSGVTGTPTFELDGKKLDVFTDGAAVTPDQYTALVKQAIG; from the coding sequence ATGAGCAAGAACAGCGACCGGCCCAAGAACAGCGACCGACCCGAGAACGGTGACGGGCCCGGGACCGGCGAGCGGTCCGGCCACGGCGCGCGGCAGCGGAACACCTCCAAGCGGGCCGCCACCGAGCGCCTGCGCGAGGAGCGGCAGCGCGCCGACCGCTCCGCGAAGATCCGCCGCCGGGTGGTCGTCGGCGCGGCCTCGGCCGCCGTACTCGCCCTCGCGGCGGGCGTCGCCTTCGCCGTCGGCGGCTCCGGCGGCGCGCAGGCGAGCGGCCCGTTGGTGCTGCCCGCCAACGCGAGCGGCTCGGACGGCACCGTGATCACCTACGGCAAGGCCGACGCCCCGCACACGCTGAAGGTGTACGAGGACTTCCGCTGCCCGTACTGCCAGCAGCTGGAGACCACCGACGGGCCCACCGTGCAGGCGCTCGCCGACAGTGGCACGTACAAGATCGAATACCACCTGGCGACCTTCCTCGACAAGGGGCTCGGCGGCAAGGGCTCGCGCACCGCGCTCGCCGCCGCCGGAGCCGCGCTCAACGAGGGCATGGACAAGTTCAAGCAGTTCCACGACGTGCTCTACGCCAACCAGCCGGACGAGCGCGAGGACGGCTTCGGCGATGTGAACCACCTGCTGGACCTGGCCGGCAAGGTGCCGGGGCTGAGGACGGACGCGTTCGTCAAGGCCGTCCAGGAGGGCACCTACGCGCCGTGGGCGGCCGAGGTGTCCAGGGCCTTCGACAACAGCGGCGTCACCGGCACCCCGACGTTCGAGCTGGACGGCAAGAAGCTCGACGTCTTCACCGACGGCGCCGCGGTCACCCCGGACCAGTACACCGCCCTGGTGAAGCAGGCGATCGGATGA